The Cellulophaga sp. RHA19 genome includes the window TCCTTTGTTTTTAAAGAATTCTATAATAATATCAGTCTGTAAAAAAAAGGTAACTACAATAATAAGTAATAGCATTATTAAATCTATTACTCTTTCTGTTACAATAGTCCCAAAACCTTTTTCAAAAGGAACATCTTCATAAGTTGTTAGTGCTGTGGCGCGCAAAATTTCGCCAGACCTAGGAATTCCCAAGTTGGCAAAGTATGAAGTTAATATAATAAGTATGTTATTAATTATTTTGGGTTTGTAGCCAAGTGGTTCTAAAAGGTAGTTCCATCTAATTGCTCTAGATACGTGACTTAAAACACCCATCATTAATGAGATTCCAACCCAAAATAAGTCAGCCTCTTTTATATAAAAGATAATCTGTTTTCTATCCTCGGCAGAAGTAGAATTGTAAGAGTACCAAACTAAAAACAGTCCAAACGCAATTGGAAGTACTGTTTTTAAGGTTTTTTTTAAAGAGGCGGTCAAAAAATTAGTTTAATAGATTATTTTCTTCATTAGGAAAAACCAGAGATGGATTAAATTTCTTAGCTTCCTCAATATCCATACGTGCATATGTAATTAAAATAAGAATGTCACCAGCAGCAACTTTACGGGCAGCAGCACCATTAAGGGTAATTTCTCCACTTTTTCTTGGTCCTGGTATTGCGTAAGTTTCTAGTCTTTCGCCATTGTTATTATTAACAATTTGTACTTTTTCTCCTCTAATAATGTTAGCGGCGTCCATTAAGTCTTCATCAATGGTAATACTGCCAATATAATTTAGGTCTGCACCTGTAACTTTTACACGGTGAATTTTAGATTTTACTACTTCTATCTGCATAATACAAAGGTAATTAATTTAAAGCTATATTGTCTATCAGTCTTATATCTTTAGCATAAACGGCAATAAAGGCTCTATATTTTTTAGTTTTAATTTTTCTTTTAATTGTTTGTAGGTTGTCTGCATTTGTAATAGTAAAATATTCTAGCTCCAATAATTTATTCTTAGCAAACTGTTCAGTAACCCATTTGGTTACTTCTAAAGCACTTTTTGTGCCAAATTTTTGTTTGGCATCATTTAATGTTTTGTATATGAAAGACGCTTCGGTTCGTAATTCTGGTGTTAAACGCTCATTTCTAGAGCTCATTGCTAGTCCGCTTTCTTCCCTAACTATAGGGCAACCAATAATATTTACGGGTATTTTTTTTAAAGAAACTAGTTTCTTTATAATTTGTAGTTGTTGATAATCTTTCTCTCCAAAATAAGCATTGTCAGGTTTTCCAATGTCAAATAGTTTTTCAACAATTGTTCCAACGCCGTCAAAATGACCGTCTCTAAACTCGCCTTCCATTACTTTTTCTAAACCTCCAAAATTGTATGTGTCAGATTTTATTCCGCTTTTGTAAATTTCTTGTGCAGACGGAGCAAAAACTATAATTTTTTTAGAAGCTTCTGTTAGCAGGGCAACATCTTCCTTTAAAGTTTGGGGGTATTTTTCTAAATCTTCGGCGTTATTAAACTGCGTTGGGTTTACAAAAATGCTCACAATTACGTGATTATTATCGTTTAAAGCCTTTTTAACTAAAGAAATATGACCTTTGTGTAAAGCTCCCATAGTTGGCACCATACCTACGGATTCTTCTTTAGATACGGTAGAAAAATGATTTCCTAACTCTTCAATTTTATGAAAAATATGCATAAATTTAATTTAAAACGAGAGCAAACTTACTATAATTACCGTTAATCTCTATAATTTTTGTAATTTTGCATCCTACGCTTTTTTGATAAATAAAAATCAGCTTCTTATGAATGGTAAAAAGATATTGTTTGTATCTTCAGAATTAATGCCCTATCTCCCAGAGAATCAAGTTTCCCAAATGTCTTATGAAACACCACGTATGGTGAATAGTAAAGGCGGGCAAATTAGAATATTTATGCCACGTTATGGTAATATAAATGAAAGAAGGCATCAGTTGCACGAAGTTATTCGTCTGTCTGGTATGAATTTAGTAATTAACGATATGGATATGCCGTTAATTATAAAAGTTGCTTCAATCCCTAAAGAACGTATTCAGGTTTATTTTATAGACAATGAAGAGTATTTTAAAAGAAAAGCAACCTTTACTGATGAAAACGGCACATTATTTCCTGATAATGATGAGCGTGCAATATTTTTTGCAAAAGGTGTTGTGGAGACAGTTAAAAAATTAAACTGGTCTCCAGACATTATTCACGTACATGGTTGGATGGCTTCTTTAGTGCCATTGTATTTAAAACAGTTTTATGCAGATGAGCCTTTATTTGCAGAAAGTAAAGTTGTTACATCTGTTTATAATCAAGGTTTTGAAGGTGAATTAGATAAAAATATTGTTAAAAAAATTGCTTTTGATGAGATAAGTGAGGGTAAAGTAGATTCTTTGTCTACTCCTAACTATAATAATTTGTTAAAAGTAGCTGTAGATTATTCAGATGCTGTTATTTTAGCCTCAGATGAAGTTCCAGAAGAACTTACAGAGTATGTTACTGGTCTTGAAAAACCTGTGTTGTCTTACGTTCCTCTTCAAGAATTTGAAGAAGCGTATACCAACTTTTATAACAATGAAGTTTTAAAATAAGTTACATGAATTTTTACAATAAGTTTGTTTTTTCTGCTTTAGCAGGGTTGTTTTTGGTGTCTACATTTGTTTCGTGTGAAGATGAGTTAGATACTATTGGTGGAGATGTTATCTCTGGCGAACCTTTTACAGCTAAAAAAGCTGTCTACGATGTTTTTGCTTACAATAAAAAGGTTAAAGCTGTTCAAACAAATGGTTTGCCAATTTATCAGTTAGGTACTTACGCAGATCCTTTGTATGGGAAAACTACGGCTTACGTAAATTCACAATTAA containing:
- a CDS encoding glycogen/starch synthase → MNGKKILFVSSELMPYLPENQVSQMSYETPRMVNSKGGQIRIFMPRYGNINERRHQLHEVIRLSGMNLVINDMDMPLIIKVASIPKERIQVYFIDNEEYFKRKATFTDENGTLFPDNDERAIFFAKGVVETVKKLNWSPDIIHVHGWMASLVPLYLKQFYADEPLFAESKVVTSVYNQGFEGELDKNIVKKIAFDEISEGKVDSLSTPNYNNLLKVAVDYSDAVILASDEVPEELTEYVTGLEKPVLSYVPLQEFEEAYTNFYNNEVLK
- the panD gene encoding aspartate 1-decarboxylase, producing MQIEVVKSKIHRVKVTGADLNYIGSITIDEDLMDAANIIRGEKVQIVNNNNGERLETYAIPGPRKSGEITLNGAAARKVAAGDILILITYARMDIEEAKKFNPSLVFPNEENNLLN
- the panC gene encoding pantoate--beta-alanine ligase, producing the protein MHIFHKIEELGNHFSTVSKEESVGMVPTMGALHKGHISLVKKALNDNNHVIVSIFVNPTQFNNAEDLEKYPQTLKEDVALLTEASKKIIVFAPSAQEIYKSGIKSDTYNFGGLEKVMEGEFRDGHFDGVGTIVEKLFDIGKPDNAYFGEKDYQQLQIIKKLVSLKKIPVNIIGCPIVREESGLAMSSRNERLTPELRTEASFIYKTLNDAKQKFGTKSALEVTKWVTEQFAKNKLLELEYFTITNADNLQTIKRKIKTKKYRAFIAVYAKDIRLIDNIALN